A portion of the Thermoanaerobaculum aquaticum genome contains these proteins:
- the ftcD gene encoding glutamate formimidoyltransferase, with protein MRLVECVPNISEGKRPEVYEKVAQAVTKVPGVTLLNVDPGAETNRTVITFVGEPEAVLEAAYQLAATAFELIDMRQHQGAHPRIGAVDVVPFVPISGVTMDDCVALAKRLGERLATDFAVPVYLYEFAASAPHRRNLSDIRAGEYEGLPEKLKDPAWQPDFGPAQFNPKLGACVVGARKFLVAYNVNLNTTDKRLANRVALDVREKGRMKRDEKGEVIRNEKGEPVYEPGLLKSVKAVGWTIPEYGCAQVSMNLTDLDVTPLHVAFDTCEEKARERGLRVTGSELVGLVPKFALLEAGKHYLARMGKSRGVPEEEIIHVAIRTLGLSEVKPFNPAERIIEYRLAPPARLANMTVRAFANELSTDSPAPGGGSVSALCGALSAALASMVANLSLGKKGFEDKKDALERIAVRGQELKDRLLWAMDEDTRAFDALLAAMRLPKGSPEEQQNRAQAVEQATLKAIEVPLSVLEACPEILELCLEVATIGLQASLSDAGVGAQVARAAAAGAYQNVCINLPSLSDRATAGQLLARADEAWLKVREKHALAEEQILRKLRQQALTQVEA; from the coding sequence ATGAGGCTGGTGGAGTGTGTGCCGAATATCTCGGAGGGGAAGAGGCCGGAGGTTTACGAAAAGGTGGCGCAGGCGGTCACCAAGGTGCCGGGGGTGACGCTTCTCAACGTGGACCCGGGAGCGGAAACCAACCGCACGGTGATTACCTTTGTGGGCGAGCCGGAAGCGGTGCTGGAAGCCGCCTATCAACTGGCCGCTACCGCTTTTGAGCTCATTGATATGCGCCAGCACCAGGGGGCGCACCCCCGCATTGGGGCCGTGGACGTGGTGCCATTCGTGCCCATATCCGGGGTCACCATGGATGACTGCGTGGCGCTGGCCAAAAGGCTCGGGGAGCGCCTCGCCACCGATTTTGCCGTGCCGGTTTACCTTTACGAGTTTGCCGCCTCCGCCCCTCACCGCCGCAACCTCTCGGACATCCGCGCCGGGGAGTACGAGGGCTTGCCCGAAAAGCTCAAGGATCCCGCGTGGCAGCCGGATTTTGGCCCGGCCCAGTTCAACCCCAAGCTGGGAGCCTGCGTGGTGGGGGCCCGCAAGTTCCTGGTGGCCTATAACGTCAACCTCAACACCACCGACAAGCGCCTGGCCAACCGCGTGGCCCTGGACGTGCGCGAAAAGGGGCGCATGAAGCGGGACGAAAAAGGCGAGGTCATCCGCAACGAAAAAGGCGAGCCCGTTTACGAGCCGGGGCTCTTGAAGTCGGTAAAAGCCGTGGGGTGGACCATCCCCGAGTACGGCTGCGCTCAGGTTTCCATGAACCTCACGGATTTAGACGTCACGCCGCTGCACGTGGCCTTTGATACCTGCGAGGAAAAAGCCCGGGAGCGGGGCCTGCGGGTGACGGGATCGGAGCTGGTGGGCTTGGTGCCCAAGTTCGCGCTTCTGGAGGCGGGCAAGCACTACCTGGCGCGCATGGGTAAAAGCCGGGGGGTTCCGGAAGAGGAAATCATCCACGTGGCCATTCGTACCCTGGGACTTTCGGAGGTCAAGCCTTTCAACCCCGCCGAGCGCATCATCGAGTACCGGCTGGCGCCTCCCGCTCGGCTTGCCAACATGACCGTGCGTGCTTTTGCCAACGAGCTTTCCACCGACTCTCCGGCCCCCGGCGGAGGCTCGGTTTCTGCCCTTTGCGGGGCGCTGTCCGCAGCGCTGGCTTCCATGGTGGCCAACTTGAGCTTGGGGAAAAAGGGCTTTGAAGACAAGAAAGACGCGCTGGAGCGCATCGCCGTTCGTGGCCAAGAGCTCAAAGACCGCTTGCTTTGGGCCATGGATGAAGACACCCGCGCCTTCGATGCGCTTTTAGCTGCCATGCGCTTGCCCAAGGGGAGCCCGGAGGAGCAGCAAAACCGGGCGCAGGCGGTGGAGCAGGCCACCCTCAAGGCCATTGAGGTGCCGCTTTCGGTGCTGGAAGCCTGCCCCGAGATCCTGGAGCTCTGCCTGGAGGTTGCCACGATTGGCCTGCAAGCCTCCCTTTCCGATGCCGGCGTGGGCGCCCAGGTCGCCCGAGCGGCCGCCGCCGGGGCCTACCAAAACGTGTGCATCAACCTTCCGTCGCTTTCGGACCGCGCCACCGCCGGGCAGCTCCTGGCCCGGGCCGATGAGGCCTGGCTAAAGGTCCGGGAAAAACACGCGCTGGCGGAGGAGCAAATCCTCCGCAAGCTGCGGCAGCAGGCCCTCACCCAGGTAGAGGCGTAA
- a CDS encoding diacylglycerol/lipid kinase family protein gives MKAILVNPKAGGGRAGAQWERLSAQLPLSRSLPVLMPASSEAMREAVRQLLSSGCQRLVVVGGDGTLHLVAGEILATGSSEVSLGLVPLGTGCDFARTLRLPKSPREAFTLALEGPAKPVDAGVIDGPGPRVFFVNVASAGISGMVDELVNANPRRGALAFLTATLQALRRYQPRQLAVHVDGQELFSGFALLVAVANGTSFGKGMHIAPLARPNDGLLDVVVVEAVRGLQLVRRLPLVYLGRHLRLPQVRFVQGREVQLQAQQPLPPFDVDGECVPSGPARFSVVPGALQVAHETSGGSEPLKS, from the coding sequence GTGAAGGCCATCCTGGTGAACCCCAAAGCCGGAGGCGGGCGCGCCGGGGCCCAGTGGGAGCGGCTTTCCGCGCAGCTCCCGCTTTCCCGCTCGCTACCTGTGCTCATGCCAGCGTCGTCCGAGGCAATGCGGGAAGCGGTGCGCCAGCTACTTTCTTCCGGTTGCCAGCGCCTGGTGGTGGTGGGCGGGGATGGCACCTTGCACCTGGTGGCGGGCGAAATTCTGGCGACTGGGAGCTCCGAAGTGAGCCTGGGCCTGGTTCCCCTGGGTACCGGCTGCGACTTTGCCCGCACCCTGAGGTTGCCCAAAAGCCCCCGGGAAGCCTTCACGCTGGCGCTGGAAGGGCCCGCCAAGCCGGTGGATGCCGGGGTCATTGACGGGCCTGGACCCCGTGTGTTTTTCGTCAACGTGGCTTCTGCCGGCATTTCCGGCATGGTGGACGAGCTGGTCAACGCCAACCCCCGGCGGGGAGCCCTGGCGTTTTTGACGGCCACTTTGCAGGCTTTGCGGCGCTATCAACCCCGCCAGCTGGCGGTGCACGTGGATGGGCAGGAGCTTTTTTCGGGCTTTGCTCTGCTGGTGGCGGTGGCCAACGGAACCAGCTTCGGCAAGGGCATGCACATTGCCCCGCTGGCCCGCCCTAACGACGGGCTTCTGGACGTGGTGGTGGTGGAAGCCGTGCGGGGCTTGCAGCTGGTGCGGCGCCTGCCCCTGGTCTACCTGGGCCGGCATTTGCGGCTCCCCCAGGTGCGGTTTGTCCAGGGCCGGGAAGTCCAGCTCCAGGCCCAACAGCCACTTCCCCCGTTTGACGTGGACGGCGAGTGTGTGCCCTCCGGCCCCGCTCGCTTTTCGGTGGTGCCCGGTGCCCTCCAGGTGGCCCACGAGACATCGGGTGGCTCTGAGCCTTTGAAGTCTTAA
- a CDS encoding glycerol-3-phosphate dehydrogenase/oxidase, with the protein MSAANHWRARGWRFLEEGVDFLIIGGGITGAGVFHEASLRGLRVGLVEKGDFASGTSSRSSKLIHGGLRYLKRLQLRITRMACRERDTLALLNPHLVWPLRFVYPAYAHDPTPGWQVALGLTMYDHLTPFRHQHQRLSAEEVHRLVPTLAKRGLEFGLAYDDCVADDAQLTWTVIKAGVRAGGVALNYAQVEELLRDRQGQVRGAVVRDVPSGQARKVRAHVVINATGAWCDHVRALLGSVPSRLRPSRGSHLLFPRHRLPLSVAVTGLSPDDGRPVFAVPHSEGTLVGTTDLFHEGPLDNPKPSREEVHYLMRFVQHAFPQARLTLRDVCGAFAGVRPIVDSDADEPSEASREEAVWVEEGMVSAAGGKLTTFRVTAAEVVAQALRLLPEERRPLDFDLSLATAVLPDRVAPEAVQALLTWGVDEVVARGMVRRLGAQALALAQGSHPESLVPLEEQFGLCPAEIAYHLRASQVVRLSDLLLRRVRLGMWQPQECLEMARRLRRVVRRAAGWNVRQWQQELEHLAEELKAWLPPEEAP; encoded by the coding sequence GTGAGCGCGGCTAACCACTGGCGGGCCAGAGGTTGGCGGTTTTTGGAAGAAGGGGTGGATTTTCTGATTATTGGCGGCGGCATTACCGGTGCCGGGGTTTTCCATGAGGCAAGCCTCCGGGGCTTGCGGGTGGGCTTGGTGGAAAAAGGAGATTTTGCTTCCGGGACCTCTTCCCGTTCCTCCAAGCTCATTCACGGAGGCTTGCGTTACCTCAAGCGGCTGCAGCTCCGCATTACCCGCATGGCCTGTCGGGAGCGGGACACCTTGGCGCTTCTCAACCCCCACCTGGTCTGGCCCTTGCGGTTTGTCTACCCGGCGTACGCTCATGACCCCACCCCCGGGTGGCAGGTGGCGCTGGGCTTGACCATGTACGACCACCTCACCCCCTTTCGCCATCAACACCAGCGGCTCAGCGCGGAAGAAGTTCACCGGCTTGTGCCGACTTTGGCAAAACGAGGGCTGGAGTTTGGCCTGGCTTACGACGACTGTGTGGCCGACGATGCCCAGCTCACCTGGACGGTGATCAAGGCCGGGGTGCGGGCTGGGGGTGTGGCCCTCAACTACGCCCAGGTGGAGGAACTCCTTCGCGATCGCCAGGGTCAGGTGCGGGGGGCGGTGGTGCGGGATGTTCCCTCGGGGCAGGCCCGGAAGGTGCGAGCCCACGTGGTCATCAACGCCACCGGTGCGTGGTGCGACCACGTTCGCGCCCTGCTTGGCTCTGTTCCTTCGCGCTTGCGCCCATCCCGCGGCTCCCATCTGCTCTTCCCCCGGCACCGCTTGCCCCTTTCGGTGGCGGTGACGGGTCTTTCCCCGGACGACGGGCGGCCGGTGTTTGCGGTGCCGCACTCCGAAGGAACCCTGGTGGGTACCACCGACCTCTTCCACGAGGGGCCTCTCGATAACCCCAAGCCTTCCCGGGAAGAGGTGCACTACCTCATGCGCTTCGTGCAGCACGCCTTTCCCCAAGCGCGCTTGACGCTTCGCGACGTGTGTGGCGCTTTTGCCGGGGTGCGGCCCATCGTGGATAGCGATGCCGACGAACCCTCGGAGGCCAGCCGGGAAGAAGCGGTGTGGGTGGAGGAGGGGATGGTTTCGGCAGCGGGTGGCAAGCTCACCACCTTTCGGGTCACCGCTGCCGAGGTGGTGGCCCAGGCCCTCCGCCTGTTGCCGGAGGAGAGGCGTCCCCTCGATTTCGACCTTTCCCTGGCCACCGCGGTGTTGCCCGACCGGGTGGCCCCTGAGGCGGTGCAGGCTCTCCTGACCTGGGGTGTGGATGAGGTGGTGGCTCGGGGGATGGTGCGCCGCCTGGGAGCCCAGGCGTTGGCGTTGGCCCAGGGGAGCCATCCGGAATCGCTGGTTCCCCTGGAGGAGCAATTTGGCCTGTGCCCGGCGGAAATTGCCTACCACCTGCGGGCCAGCCAGGTGGTTCGGCTTTCGGATTTGTTGCTCCGGCGGGTGCGGCTGGGCATGTGGCAGCCCCAGGAATGCTTGGAGATGGCCCGCAGGCTCCGGCGGGTGGTGCGACGGGCGGCAGGGTGGAACGTGCGGCAGTGGCAGCAGGAGCTGGAGCATTTGGCGGAAGAGCTCAAAGCCTGGTTGCCGCCGGAGGAAGCGCCGTGA
- a CDS encoding FAD-binding oxidoreductase, translating into MKRTRRFGGWGFTDTKVLPPPAALSLLESTLGKGEALPEASPELFRLPKPQKLPRLSGEVKTDGLARLSYCCGQSFPDLLSLRTASWRRFPDAVAFPVSHEEVLALVQRASEQGVVLVPRGGGTSVVGGVSVPEDPRPVVVVSLERLSGLKSLDGRSGLATFGAGTPGPEVEGALSANGFRLGHEPQSFELSTIGGWAATRSAGHRSTGVGKIEDLVAGVEVALPSGTWRLGPLPASAAGPELRKILCGSEGRLGILTSVTVRVQPQSVQEQGLAVLFPSWEEGFEFCRKLLREEPFPEVLRLSDAAETEFGRHLVTAGWAATVVRDFLFSIRRFSRACLLLVGASGKAGKLVSSWGREARRLGGLPLGSGVYRRWLQERFKHPYLRDAFLSSGFGVDTFETAAPWSQLPRLKEAVRAGLERAAATLSIPILLLCHLSHAYPDGASLYFTFFWPLRREEALFQWQGLKRASLEAILQAGGTVSHHHGVGRMHAAYLEREIGPQGLQALKALAHALDPAGILNPGVLFPAEQA; encoded by the coding sequence GTGAAGCGAACGCGCCGTTTTGGGGGCTGGGGCTTTACCGACACAAAGGTGCTACCTCCTCCGGCGGCGCTTTCTCTTTTGGAAAGCACGTTGGGAAAAGGGGAAGCTTTGCCCGAAGCTTCCCCTGAGCTTTTTCGCCTGCCCAAACCCCAGAAGCTGCCGCGCCTCTCTGGAGAGGTCAAAACCGACGGGCTTGCGCGGCTTTCTTACTGCTGCGGCCAGAGCTTTCCTGACCTCCTGAGCCTGCGCACCGCTTCCTGGCGCCGCTTCCCCGATGCCGTGGCCTTTCCCGTGTCCCACGAGGAGGTTTTGGCCCTGGTGCAGCGGGCAAGCGAACAAGGGGTGGTGTTGGTGCCCCGGGGTGGGGGGACCTCGGTGGTGGGGGGCGTGAGCGTTCCGGAAGATCCCCGTCCGGTGGTGGTGGTGAGCTTGGAAAGGCTTTCGGGCCTTAAGTCCTTGGACGGGCGCTCGGGGCTGGCCACCTTTGGCGCCGGCACCCCGGGGCCGGAGGTGGAAGGGGCACTTTCGGCCAACGGCTTTCGCCTGGGGCACGAGCCCCAGTCCTTTGAGCTTTCCACCATTGGCGGCTGGGCGGCCACCCGCTCGGCCGGCCACCGCTCCACCGGGGTGGGGAAAATCGAGGACCTGGTGGCCGGGGTGGAAGTAGCATTGCCTTCGGGAACCTGGCGCCTGGGCCCCTTGCCGGCCTCGGCGGCGGGCCCTGAACTCCGGAAAATCCTCTGCGGCAGCGAAGGAAGGCTGGGCATTTTGACCTCGGTGACGGTACGGGTGCAGCCCCAAAGCGTTCAGGAACAGGGCTTGGCCGTTCTTTTCCCCTCCTGGGAGGAGGGCTTTGAGTTTTGCCGGAAGCTTCTGCGGGAAGAGCCGTTTCCTGAGGTCTTGCGGCTTTCCGATGCAGCGGAAACCGAGTTCGGGCGGCACCTGGTCACCGCCGGCTGGGCGGCCACGGTGGTGCGGGATTTCCTCTTTTCTATCCGCCGCTTTTCCCGGGCTTGTTTGCTCCTGGTGGGGGCCTCCGGGAAAGCCGGCAAGCTTGTGAGCTCGTGGGGAAGAGAGGCCCGCCGGCTGGGTGGGTTGCCGTTGGGTTCGGGTGTTTACCGGCGCTGGTTGCAGGAGCGTTTCAAGCACCCTTACCTGCGCGATGCTTTTTTGAGCTCGGGGTTTGGGGTGGACACCTTTGAAACCGCAGCCCCCTGGTCCCAGTTGCCGCGCTTGAAGGAGGCGGTGCGGGCGGGCCTTGAACGGGCAGCGGCCACCTTGAGCATCCCCATCCTGTTGCTCTGCCACCTTTCCCACGCCTATCCCGACGGGGCTTCGCTTTACTTCACGTTTTTCTGGCCCCTGCGGCGGGAGGAGGCGCTTTTTCAATGGCAAGGCCTCAAGCGTGCGTCGCTGGAAGCCATCCTCCAGGCCGGCGGGACGGTTTCCCACCACCACGGAGTAGGCCGCATGCACGCTGCGTACCTGGAGCGAGAAATCGGCCCGCAAGGCCTCCAAGCGTTGAAGGCTTTGGCGCACGCCTTGGATCCTGCCGGCATCTTGAACCCCGGCGTGCTTTTCCCCGCCGAGCAAGCGTGA
- a CDS encoding RNA-binding S4 domain-containing protein, with product MADRVRLDVFLDVACLAKTRSQAKELCDGGKVEVNGERAKPHRLVGAGDRIKLTLGPGRKREVVVREVRDTHVSKAEARTLYEDVTPPPTPEELALRRMAPPPAPPKGWGRPEKKDRRALERLRGRK from the coding sequence ATGGCCGACCGGGTAAGGCTGGACGTTTTTTTGGACGTGGCTTGCTTGGCCAAGACGCGTTCTCAAGCCAAGGAGCTTTGCGACGGGGGCAAGGTGGAGGTGAACGGCGAGCGGGCCAAGCCCCACCGCTTGGTGGGGGCCGGGGACCGCATCAAGCTCACCCTGGGGCCGGGACGGAAAAGGGAAGTGGTGGTGCGGGAGGTGCGGGATACCCACGTGTCCAAGGCGGAAGCCCGCACCCTTTACGAGGACGTCACCCCGCCTCCTACCCCGGAAGAGCTGGCCCTGCGCCGCATGGCGCCGCCCCCGGCACCGCCCAAGGGCTGGGGGAGGCCGGAAAAGAAAGACCGTCGGGCTTTGGAGCGCCTGCGGGGGCGGAAGTGA
- a CDS encoding ZIP family metal transporter: MGLAGGGLVLAVVLATLLGGVVPLTWERHSRLFLAFSAGTLVGLALGELVPEGLGSFADPHQGAMLVLLAFVTTMALDKLHILHPHPHGLDAQCPTTEHTHPPLAMHGAVGLLLHSGLDGLALAAAWREGLPALVAVATALSAHKFADGLTTVSLVLSHHHRRSQATQVLLANAGLLLAGFFAGLGVPVPEEGMAWMLLALAGFFLYLGASDLIPSLTTPRCRKRDVIATALGVAAVVLVSVALH, translated from the coding sequence ATGGGTTTGGCTGGTGGCGGTTTGGTGCTGGCGGTGGTTTTGGCCACGCTGCTGGGAGGGGTAGTCCCGCTCACCTGGGAGCGCCACAGCCGGCTGTTTCTGGCCTTTTCCGCCGGCACCTTGGTGGGTCTGGCCCTGGGGGAGCTGGTGCCCGAGGGGTTGGGTTCCTTTGCCGACCCGCATCAGGGCGCCATGCTGGTGCTTTTGGCCTTCGTGACCACCATGGCGCTGGACAAGCTGCACATCCTGCACCCCCACCCCCACGGCCTGGACGCCCAGTGCCCCACCACCGAGCACACCCATCCTCCCCTGGCCATGCACGGGGCGGTGGGGCTCTTGCTCCACTCGGGCTTGGATGGTTTGGCGCTTGCGGCGGCCTGGCGGGAAGGGCTTCCGGCTCTGGTGGCGGTAGCTACCGCTCTTTCGGCCCACAAGTTTGCCGATGGGCTCACCACCGTGAGCCTGGTACTTTCCCACCACCACCGCCGCTCCCAAGCCACCCAGGTGCTGCTGGCCAACGCCGGCCTGCTCCTGGCGGGCTTTTTTGCAGGCTTAGGCGTTCCCGTCCCCGAAGAGGGCATGGCCTGGATGCTTTTGGCGCTGGCCGGGTTTTTCCTCTACCTGGGAGCTTCGGACCTCATCCCTTCGCTCACCACCCCCAGATGCCGCAAGCGCGATGTAATCGCCACGGCGTTAGGTGTAGCCGCAGTGGTGCTGGTCTCCGTGGCGCTGCACTAG
- a CDS encoding DmsE family decaheme c-type cytochrome has product MNVKLATIASLGLLVVASAVGAQKFQPCSSCHQDLAKAFAQNPHALVAGDLENDSTCVSCHGEGKAHAQSGDASQIQVPRGQEGQGVCLSCHGKDEGLWQGAPGAHIRGGVACASCHRIHDAQDQPLLQVSSRTLCSPCHRREVSEFRKPFAHKLDRGGMECVSCHNPHGGKGKDSLKETRTGESVCVSCHVDKRGPFVFEHGTLTDSCLSCHQPHGSNNPKQLIRARVDQLCLECHTGVGNPGAGSQPPSLHDLRSPRYQNCTTCHVAIHGSASSPMFLR; this is encoded by the coding sequence AACCCTGTAGCAGCTGCCACCAGGACCTGGCCAAGGCGTTTGCCCAAAACCCCCATGCCTTAGTGGCTGGGGACCTGGAAAACGATTCCACCTGTGTTTCCTGCCACGGTGAAGGTAAAGCACACGCCCAGTCCGGCGATGCTAGCCAAATTCAAGTTCCCCGCGGCCAAGAGGGGCAAGGGGTGTGTTTGTCGTGCCATGGCAAGGACGAGGGCCTTTGGCAGGGGGCTCCGGGCGCTCATATTCGGGGAGGCGTGGCGTGCGCCAGCTGCCACCGCATCCACGACGCCCAGGATCAGCCCCTGCTGCAAGTTTCGTCACGGACCCTGTGCTCTCCTTGCCATCGCCGGGAGGTTTCGGAATTCCGCAAGCCCTTTGCCCACAAGCTGGATCGCGGTGGCATGGAGTGCGTTTCCTGCCACAACCCCCACGGCGGCAAGGGCAAGGACAGCTTGAAGGAAACCAGAACCGGTGAGAGCGTGTGCGTGAGCTGCCACGTGGACAAGCGGGGACCGTTCGTCTTTGAGCACGGCACGCTGACCGACTCGTGCCTGAGCTGCCATCAACCTCACGGCTCCAACAACCCCAAGCAGTTGATTCGCGCCCGCGTGGACCAGCTGTGCTTGGAGTGCCATACGGGCGTGGGGAACCCCGGTGCGGGTTCCCAGCCTCCATCCCTGCACGATCTGCGTAGCCCCCGTTACCAAAACTGCACCACCTGTCACGTGGCCATTCACGGATCGGCGAGCTCGCCGATGTTCCTGCGATAG